CTTGTTTCCTTTGTACTTTGCAGTATGGAACTttacttttttttattttagagatacagcattgaaacaggccctttggcccacggagtctgtgccgaccaagaaccacccatttatactaaccctacagtaagcccatattccctaccaccgacctacacgacgagcaatttacaatggccaatttacctgtcacctgcaagtctttagcggtgggaggaaaccggagcacccggtgaaaacccacgcggtgacagggagaacttgcaaactccacacaagaagtacccagaattgaactccggtccctggagctgtgaggctgcggtgctaaccactgcgccgcccggaccactgcaccactgtgccaccccgaacTGTACCTGCCACTTTCTGGTATTTGTGTGTAGCTTTTCTTTCatggctgtcagtctctgttgtgtTTTTCTGTCTTGGGCGGGGGGATGCGGGTGTGGGCGGTTGGCGCGGGGGTTTGCTTCATGCCTGTCATTTTCTGTTATCTGTTTCtgtattggtgggggggggagcagttggttgtgtgggtgagggggttttattcatgcctgtcagtttctggtgtgtTAGTGCAGTTTAATTCTTTTCTAGCGGGTGAATGTTTTTTTTTCACTTCTTTTGCTGTATTATTCAGTTCCTTGGATACGGGTGTATGTTTCACtctatatctctcaatccctagtctacagtttatctctgtcagtttctgattttgagtgtgggtttatctgtacctgtcactttgttttatgtgagaaacgtcttattctgtatctttcagtttctgatgtttgtttgtgtgtcttgTACTTGTGCCCCACAGTTTATTGCATGTGAATGTGGGTTTGACTGTCAATCTAACACTCACTCGTATATGAGTGGTGTTCACTCATTATCTTTGATTGTCTGGTTTGTAAATTTAAGTTTTAACCTGTGCCTTTAAATTTCTAATGTGCAGGTCTGGTTTTTAACCTGTCTATGTTATGGTCTGGTATACACAGACATGTTTCAGTCTGGCTTTTGACTCTGGATTgtacaccacatctctacattctctAGAATGTgagtgtgatttttaatctgtacatgtcagtttctgacatctgtctgtgaggtttactttgtgcatttcattctctggtctgtgactgctgaatttattctgtatctgtcagtttatgtTAAGTGACTTtgagttttagtctgtatctgtcagtatctggtttataaatcttaattatgtgtgtgttttattctgtatctgtcagagtgtgaagtgcaagtgttgggttttctttgtacctgtcagttatggatgagagattttcactctctaacagtaaatttcttggaattcactgtggatttcactctgtgtctgtcagtctcttgtagttgagtgtggcttttatactgcatttgctattttccaaaatATAAATGTAGATTTTCATCTTTGCCTGTTAGTTTCTAGAATGCGAGTCTGGGTgttaatctgtatctgtcagtttctcatatgcgaGGGTAACATTTATCCTGCACCTGTTACTTTCCGAAATGTGTGAAGGTTtttatctttccctgtcagtttctggtatgtgattgtgacctttgttctgtccctatctgtttctgtgaatggaatatgggttctgttcctgtcagtttctggtatgtgattgcgatctttgttctgtccctatctgtttctgtgaatggaatgtgggttctgttcctgtcaatatctgatatgtgaatgtgggtttattctgtatctttcaatctttggaatttgattatgtactttctgcagcaccttttaacttctgttaagtgaatgagatgttaaatctgcacctgtccattgatagtatatgaatgtttattttactctgtacctgtcagtttatggAACATGAAGGTGTTCCCGCCCCAACCTGCCAACTTCCAATATGTGATTGTTGTTTTATTCTATACCTGCCATTTCCTGGTATATGATTCTGTTTTTGAtctttacctgtcagtttctgttacttgagtgagttttactttgcaccagttggtttctggtatgtgagtgtcactGTTAGGCTGTCTCTGTAAAGTTAAGATATAATAGTAtgggttaattctgtatctttcaaactctagtgtgtgatatgGGGCTTTTCTCTGAATCTTTCGATTTTTGGTCCGTGTGTTTTAATCTGCagcttacagttcctgataggtgtgtgtgcacattttctTTTTTTCTGCAGCTATCAATGTCTACTACACAAGTATGTGTGTTATTCCTATCATTCAATTTCTCTTATTGGAGAATTGTTTTTCCTTTgtccctctcagtctctggtatgtgtCCATGTGTTTTACatggtaagtgtctgtctctgttaggtactctggtgttattctctatctgacagtctcttgcatgtgagtggttttattttcttctctgtagctgtcagtctcccttctgtgaccggaggttttaatctttactttaactcttttataatttgtaaatgtgaatttcactctgtgtctgtctgtttacaGTATAGGAATGTGTTTATTTTCTTTTAATCATCAATTTCATAAATTCATCGAACGTTTAAGGCATGGAAAGAggccacttattctaatcccaccttccaggatttggtcgtgaaccctgcagcttatggcacttatgGCCTTGCCAGAGTACTTCTGAATcagttgagggtccctgcctcaactatcctttcaggcagtgagttccagaccccgaaCACCATCTGAGTGATTTTCTTtccctcatcgcccctctaatttttctaccaatcactttaaatctctggccttcatcactgacctctttgttaagatgaatagacccttcacctccactctgtccaggtccctcaaaattcgatacatttcaatcagctctcccctcagccttcactgttccaaagagaataatcccagcctctccaatctttcctcacaactgcatttttccagccctggcaacatccaaaTAAATAtcctctttaccctctctagtgcagttacatcatttctgtaatgaggtgaccagaactgcacacagtttcaggtatgtgagggtgagattcactctctatcttactgtctccaggatgtgtccctcttgtgagattgatatagtgtcttTCAATCTGACCGTGGGTGtgcttttgaactgagattgatgtacCTAACATTCAGCAGTACAGAATTGGAATGGATTGGaaacaatgtctgtctcttctgctttgtttgattgctggattgaaaatgtgtctctgaacttgggatcagtgagagtttgactactTCTGCTCCATGTGACTCTGGAATTAACTGATGGTCTCTGGGAGTGATAACATACCTACTCTGTGTTGCAAGGAGCTGACTGCACATttccttgtgcctgggaatcatcacattcattctgttcccttgaagtatttgccgacagaaaggaagaacaatatatcttgtaactgaagatcagttgaggtggaagctagaaaagagattaatgtaacatttcaattcaTAATCATTATTACTAACCACAAATACTCACCAGAAATACAAAGAATGTCAGTGTCTGATTTCACTGCagatctcagcatctgctgaccaggtgttttggccgatttacaacaatttagtgacatccagaaacaagccaataTCTGCACTGCTCCAAGATTGGGAATACCTGAGGGATGTTTGTGCAGATCAGGTTTCTGTTTCCATCTGACATTATAACATAAAAacctaagaagtaggagcaggaataggccattcagcctctcgagtctgatccgccattcaatgagatcatggctgatctgatcctggATTCAGCTCCATCATCCTGCCTGCTCCCAGAACACATTACTCCCATGGAGATCAAAagtttaactcatccttgaatgtatttaacaacccagcctccactgctctctgaggtagagaattccaaagatgactgacgctttgagagaagaaattcctccttacctccgtctaaaatgggagactccttattctgaaactgtgcaccCTGGATCTTGATTCCACTATTCACTGTGCACTCACAGTAAACAGCGTGAAACAGGAGTTAAACCACCAACATGTATTACAGAACTGAGACGAGAAACAGCaaagattttcaacagcagcttattCACGTTCTGTCTCACTTACCCAGTGCACACACACAGGCCGAGAAAGGCCTCTCCattccgccgctcactccatgttgCGGGATCAGTTCATCCTCCACATTGCCTCTCACAAACAGCCCGCGACTCCCCCTGAACTTTCTCCGGAGTCAATGGTGATCTCTGATCCAGACTGCGGACAGGGtcccaaagcaatgtgctgctggaagcagattgctgtttgctgccttaccccgaggctgtaatatctccattccctctgttaaAAACAAACTCTTTCCGCTCACTGAGTAAATGGTGTTCAACAGATTTGCTGGAGGAGGGGAGCGCGCATGCGTACATTCGCTCATTCACAATCAGCGGTGGTGGCGGGTTAATACCGCGCATGCGCCTCATTCGGCAATGGtttgaaaaacaaaaatcaatcggaactttctccagttcagttttatctgattttgagcaatggaaccgggactgtgGGCAAGATTAGAGAAGGTTTCCAGCTGGGAGATTACCCTGTTACCAAGCTCAACTTGAGATCATTCTCTGCACTATGTTTGCTGTTCATTAGCTCGAATTCTCAAAgtgatcctccgagggagtcgatgtgtttgccggaatggagcaggagttaatatctgacagctacagtcacagatcaatttaatcagattgaaactgtctgtcactgagagtcatagcgaagggtttgagctgaaagattacagagagttcaacagggcagagaaagttacatttgggacattgtatgcctcactctctgacactttcccggactgtgagattaataatgtgtcttcctctggctccataTCAGTGAGGGATGAGATTGTAACGTCTTGTTTCCCCAGGCggatctttcgagataaaacgAATCTTACATTTCAGTCTGCAGctcaataattacaggccactcagtctaacctcagtagtgggcaaattattgaaatctattctgagagacaagataaactgtcacttagaaaggcacataccaactgaattgaatttgaaaaaggatgatagatgagggtagtgcagttgatggattctacatgaattttagcttttgacaaggtcccaaaatacagaatctttataaaataaaatctcatggaatccagggaaatgcagcaaggtggatgcaaaattggctcagtggcaggaaacaaagagtaattgttgacggctgcttttgagactggagggctgtttccagtggttttccccagggctcagtaatgggtcacctgttttgttgatgatctatataaacaatttggacataaatgttgagggacacgatcaaaaagtttgcagacgacaccaatattggccgtgtggtagatagtgaggaggattgctgtggacttgaggaagatgtttatggtctggtcagaagggcagaaaagtggcaaatagaattcaatccggagaagtgtgatgtgatgcacttggggaggtcaaacaatgcaaaggaatacacgattaatgggaaaatactgagaggtgcagaggaggtgagggacatgggagtaaatgtccacggatccctgaaggtaacagggtaGGGCGGTAATATGGTTAAGAagacttatggaatcctttcctttattggccgaggtatagaatataagaggaggaaggttatgctggaactttctcatcattggttaggccagaacttgagttctgtgtgcagttctggtcacctcattacagaaaggatgtaactgcactagagagagtacagaggagatttacgaagatgttgccgggactgaaaaatgcagctctgaggaaagattggaaagactgtggttgttctccttggaacagagaaggctgacgggagatctgattgaaatgtataaaatgtggaagggcctggatagagtggagctgaagggtctatttacctcagcattgagatcaaaacctgtcctgggaactctagaTTTAGTGAACAGTTCGACATGAGAATGTgtagatgtgaatattgtgtaagagagagtgtattAAAGGTGCTGGCGGGTTAGTCTAATGTCACTGTGTTTGTGCGTCCGGactcatcgccggatttccgagtccctcttgtgtcaagtaacaagattttccagtcaaagaagcacattgatccccttctcattcccaaagtgggaattcagtgttgtttctttgttgatttcaagatttcagtcaaAATGTAGAGAACATGTCAGCTATCGGGGGAAAGAGCgccatcagtgcagcaataaaacggtTTTCAGTCAAAAATGGAGTCTTTACTTTAAGTGCAAACTTTTGGATAGCAAgcattctgatgtcagagacaggaaggatctagtctgGGATTCCACAGTACCCGAATTTCAGTTTAATTGGAGAGTTTAGggccagagagaaacacagagaggcagcaggagccgggagctgacagcaggttgtctccgcccccgtccgctcactgcctttaagttgctcagtgccgccaccaccggcttcatttctgacccagttctgactgacagagagaaGTTGTGCAcagtcccggacatgaccgatacagcagccgccgaaacggctcctccagccgccgccgctcaagtcaagactccgaagaagaagaaagcagcacCCCGGAACAAGTCAGCCGGTCCCACGTTGAGCGAGCAGATCCTCAGGATTGTGGCGGATTGCTCCGATCGCAAGGGGACCTCACtgcccgccataaagaaggctctgggtcggagcggtgtggatgtggggaagttcaggacccaaatcaagcaaagtatcaggaggaatgtgaacaaaggttcCCTGGTGCAGAGCAGCGGTACGGGTGCCTCCGGCTCCTTCAGAATCCCTAAGCAGGGAACCAAGGGAAATGTGGGAAAGAAAGTGAAGTCAGGAGCAGGCAAAAAACCtttagtgaagaaaacagctggcaagaaagtgacagcaaagagatcagcagccaagaaattaccagtcaagaaactagcagccaagaaatcggcagcgaagaaagcagcaggcaagaaagtgaccagcaagaaggcggcaacgccaaagaaatccccagggaagaaagcagcgcttccgaAAAAGTCTCCTGTGAAGAAGGCCAAAAAACCCAAGAGTGCCACGGGCGGAAAGGTGCTCAAGAAAGTTCAATCATCAAGGGGCAAGACcaagccgaaagcagcaaaggctcagaaagcagcccctggaaagaagtgaaactgcacgggaaacttgtacacatctgaacccaaaggctcttttcagagccacccacatctctcaagaaagagctgatcccccgatcaaatgatccctgtcccgccgccgtgtgcacatttcacatagaaatgatgggaagtaaatgcaggatccctggtgactcgctgacatacACCACACtctgcccttcccccactctctgtaaCAAAACAGAGGGATGTTCCGTCCTCACTAACTGGGGATCTGTTATGTACAGTCTCAGTTCATGCTCCTTTCACTAATTCAGAGTGAGAGGGTCTAACACAGGAATACTGGCGAGAAACCCCGCGTCACAACTCAATTCTCTAATTCAGCTGGGGTAAGGTGTTAGTAAAATACTCAATCCGTCTGGGAGGGGAGGTGTGTGGAAACgggttgacttgtgatcggaagcactgtACATAGGCGGGTAGATGATCAACTTTTAATTGTTATTGATCCTTATTTAACAGCTCTGGGTTTCTGTTATCTTTGACTTTCAAGGTTGAGTCTGGAAGTTTTGTGCTGAGCTCTATTGTTGAGAGTTCTTTTttgaattggcggttcgagcaagtgggaggcggagctggaggatgaaagacatttctctgctctgtctgtcactcagtttcctctccgccccgcccctcactctctgtcactttctcagtCAGGTCCGGGCGGGCTGTATAAAAAAGGCAGCAGAATCAGCTCGCTTCT
This window of the Heterodontus francisci isolate sHetFra1 unplaced genomic scaffold, sHetFra1.hap1 HAP1_SCAFFOLD_1058, whole genome shotgun sequence genome carries:
- the LOC137358971 gene encoding histone H1-like, with amino-acid sequence MTDTAAAETAPPAAAAQVKTPKKKKAAPRNKSAGPTLSEQILRIVADCSDRKGTSLPAIKKALGRSGVDVGKFRTQIKQSIRRNVNKGSLVQSSGTGASGSFRIPKQGTKGNVGKKVKSGAGKKPLVKKTAGKKVTAKRSAAKKLPVKKLAAKKSAAKKAAGKKVTSKKAATPKKSPGKKAALPKKSPVKKAKKPKSATGGKVLKKVQSSRGKTKPKAAKAQKAAPGKK